Proteins from a genomic interval of Indicator indicator isolate 239-I01 chromosome 1, UM_Iind_1.1, whole genome shotgun sequence:
- the PDCL3 gene encoding phosducin-like protein 3 translates to MLPLAALRDPQLSGDNPPQTHPAQPGPALLGGTRRSRRAAPAPTLRPPRRRAPPPPSAPRTPGPALPSPALLRFAPLLTRLRPCRRDAGEQQRGPCVWSVLRGKPARDKSWGWAPCRVTAARATWRPWAPQASDPNKDTEWNDILRKKGILPPKENLEEQERAKEEEQLAILQKSLVKTYEDMTLEELEENEDEFNEEDEKAIEMYRQQRLKEMKAAQMKNKFGEVLEISGKDYVQEVTKAGKGIWVVLHLYKQGIPLCALINQHMSSLARKFRDVKFIKAISTTCIPNYPDKNLPTIFVYLEGDIKAQFIGPLVFGGMNLTRDELEWKISESGAIKTDLEENPRKQIQDQLMSSIRACVSAREESDSEDD, encoded by the exons ATGCTTCCTCTCGCAGCTCTACGAGACCCACAGCTCAGCGGCGACAACCCCCCACAAACCCACCCAGCGCAACCGGGTCCGGCCTTATTAGGCGGTACGAGAAGAAGTCGCCGTGCTGCGCCCGCCCCAACGCTGCGCCCGCCCCGCCGGAGAGCGCCGCCTCCTCCGTCCGCGCCGCGCACGCCGGGACCGGCCTTGCCCAGCCCTGCTTTGCTCCGCTTTGCTCCGCTTTTGACCAGGCTTCGGCCTTGCCGGCGGGATGCAggtgagcagcagaggggaCCTTGTGTGTGGTCTGTCTTGCGGGGGAAGCCCGCCCGGgacaagagctggggctgggcaccgTGTCGGGTCACAGCCGCCAGGGCGACCTGGCGGCCTTGGGCCCCTCAGGCATCC GACCCAAATAAAGACACAGAGTGGAATGACATCCTGCGCAAGAAAGGTATCCTTCCTCCAAAGGAAAACTTGGAGGAACAGGAGCGTGCAAAGGAAGAGGAGCAACTTGCCATCCTTCAGAAGTCTCTTG TGAAAACTTATGAGGACATGACTCTGGAAGAGCTAGAAGAGAATGAAGATGAATTTAATGAGGAAGATGAGAAAGCTATTGAAATGTACAG GCAGCAACGGctaaaagaaatgaaagcagctCAAATGAAGAATAAATTTGGGGAAGTTCTGGAGATTTCAGGAAAAGATTATGTTCAAGAGGTTACAAAAGCTGGAAAAGGTATATGGGTAGTCCTGCACCTCTACAAACAAGG GATTCCACTCTGTGCCTTAATAAATCAACATATGAGCAGCCTTGCAAGAAAGTTCAGAGATGTGAAATTCATCAAAGCAATCTCTACCACCTGCATTCCCAACTATCCTGATAAGAACCTGCCCACGATATTCGTGTACCTGGAGGGAGACATCAAAGCTCAGTTCATTGGGCCTTTGGTGTTTGGTGGCATGAACCTGACAAGGGACG AATTGGAGTGGAAGATTTCAGAGTCGGGTGCCATCAAGACAGACCTGGAGGAGAATCCCAGGAAGCAGATCCAGGATCAGCTCATGTCTTCAATCAGGGCGTGTGTCTCAGCCAGGGAGGAGAGTGACTCAGAGGATGACTAA
- the LOC128969342 gene encoding histone H2A, sperm-like, whose amino-acid sequence MSGLGKKRTAADKTGAAVKKNASARAGLQFPVGRVYRFLKRGNYAKRISLGAAIYLTAVQEYLSAEILEMAGNAAHASKKVRIAPRHIMLAVRNDDEMNKLLACVTIAQGGVMPNILDELLPKRTVRNATFSQEHGGSQ is encoded by the coding sequence ATGTCTGGACTTGGGAAGAAACGCACAGCAGCTGACAAAACTGGAGCTGCAGTAAAGAAAAATGCATCAGCCAGGGCTGGTCTGCAATTCCCAGTGGGTCGTGTCTACAGGTTCCTTAAAAGAGGGAACTATGCTAAAAGGATTAGTCTTGGTGCTGCCATCTACCTGACAGCAGTGCAGGAGTACCTAAGCGCAGAGATCCTGGAGATGGCAGGGAATGCTGCACACGCAAGCAAGAAAGTCAGGATTGCACCCAGGCACATTATGCTGGCTGTGAGAAATGATGATGAGATGAACAAGCTCTTAGCTTGTGTGACCATTGCTCAAGGAGGGGTTATGCCAAACATCCTTGACGAGCTCCTCCCCAAGAGAACTGTCAGAAATGCTACTTTTTCTCAGGAACATGGTGGTAGCCAGTGA